One Streptosporangium sp. NBC_01495 DNA window includes the following coding sequences:
- the amcB gene encoding cyclophane-forming radical SAM peptide maturase AmcB produces the protein MAHRSAPWHSRYARWFSARPQTVVVQPTTFCNLDCTYCYLPHRRLVREMSPEIAGAVARSVTALTNGASPLGIVWHGGEPLALGLRKFTALLALFEDLRQAGAIHHYVQTNATLITDNWCDLLTAYEFRVGVSIDGPATHNAERVDLRGRSTFERVTRGIRRLREHAIPFSVISVVGTDAIGRPEELLNFLATLGGHSVGFNIEETEGVNTDRQPPTQEQAEEFWRRTLAWSRHHRDSVKIREVERLGEYLRLIRTGQRTTWEECRLDPIPTVSWDGQVVLLSPELAGTTDATYSDFVVGNVQQQSIAQMLRDAHRLRYVREFLTGLDRCQAECEFFDFCRGAQAGNRYFENGSLETTETNYCRASRQALVTALSTIAIREETP, from the coding sequence ATGGCACATCGCTCCGCCCCCTGGCACTCCCGCTATGCGCGCTGGTTCTCGGCCCGCCCGCAGACCGTGGTGGTTCAGCCCACCACCTTTTGTAATCTTGACTGCACCTATTGCTATCTGCCCCATCGTCGACTTGTACGCGAAATGTCCCCGGAGATCGCCGGCGCCGTGGCGAGGTCGGTCACCGCCCTGACGAACGGGGCTTCCCCTCTGGGAATCGTTTGGCACGGCGGAGAGCCGCTGGCTCTCGGATTGCGTAAGTTCACCGCCCTGCTCGCACTGTTCGAAGACCTGCGCCAAGCAGGAGCCATCCACCACTACGTGCAGACGAACGCCACTCTGATCACCGACAACTGGTGTGACCTGCTGACCGCCTACGAGTTCCGCGTGGGCGTGAGCATCGACGGTCCGGCCACCCACAACGCCGAACGTGTCGACCTCCGAGGACGATCCACCTTCGAGCGCGTCACTCGCGGAATCCGCCGCCTGCGTGAGCACGCCATCCCGTTCTCAGTGATTTCGGTGGTGGGAACCGACGCCATCGGCCGGCCCGAGGAACTTCTGAATTTCCTGGCCACCCTGGGCGGCCATTCGGTGGGCTTCAATATCGAGGAGACGGAGGGAGTCAACACTGATCGGCAGCCCCCCACCCAAGAGCAGGCGGAGGAATTCTGGCGCCGGACGCTGGCCTGGTCACGGCACCATCGCGATTCCGTGAAGATCCGAGAGGTGGAACGACTGGGTGAGTACCTGCGGTTGATCCGCACCGGACAGCGAACCACCTGGGAAGAGTGCCGTCTGGATCCCATCCCCACTGTGTCCTGGGACGGGCAGGTGGTGCTGCTCTCCCCGGAACTCGCGGGTACCACCGACGCGACTTACAGCGACTTCGTGGTCGGCAATGTCCAACAACAGTCCATCGCCCAGATGCTGCGCGACGCCCATCGGCTGCGCTACGTCCGCGAGTTTTTGACCGGTCTGGACCGCTGCCAGGCCGAATGTGAGTTCTTCGACTTCTGCCGAGGGGCGCAAGCGGGCAACCGCTACTTCGAGAACGGCAGCCTGGAGACCACCGAGACCAACTACTGCCGCGCCTCGCGGCAGGCCCTCGTCACAGCCCTGTCCACCATCGCCATCAGAGAGGAAACCCCGTGA
- a CDS encoding TetR/AcrR family transcriptional regulator, which produces MAESERRTRRAGGRQRRQDVLGHVIEVLVERGFHQTRFMDVAAASGVAISTLQVYFGSREDMLVEALRASTEAEVAAMEAQSGGLEDPWDRLVGLIDRGIATPVPVWRMLMEFWTAAAYDEELREHSHRLQASYRAPFESVLRDGIRGGAFRTCHDADSIVDLIVTTLDGLLYPKVLGQPRPAGNGLRNLLVDQLRTTLEVT; this is translated from the coding sequence ATGGCAGAAAGTGAACGGCGTACCAGGCGAGCCGGTGGGCGGCAGCGTCGGCAGGACGTGCTGGGCCATGTGATCGAGGTGCTGGTCGAGCGCGGCTTCCACCAGACGCGCTTCATGGACGTGGCCGCGGCGAGTGGCGTCGCGATCAGTACGTTGCAGGTGTACTTCGGTTCCCGGGAGGACATGCTGGTCGAGGCGCTACGCGCGTCCACCGAGGCCGAGGTGGCCGCGATGGAGGCGCAGAGCGGCGGCTTGGAAGACCCGTGGGATCGGCTGGTCGGCCTCATCGACCGCGGCATCGCGACACCCGTGCCGGTGTGGCGGATGCTGATGGAGTTCTGGACCGCGGCGGCGTACGACGAGGAGTTGCGCGAGCACAGCCATCGGCTGCAGGCGAGCTACCGCGCACCGTTCGAGTCCGTGCTACGCGACGGGATTCGCGGCGGCGCGTTCCGCACCTGCCACGACGCCGACTCGATCGTCGACCTGATCGTCACCACTTTGGACGGGCTGCTGTACCCGAAGGTCCTCGGCCAGCCGCGACCTGCCGGTAACGGCCTGCGGAACCTGCTGGTGGACCAACTCCGAACGACGCTGGAGGTTACATGA
- a CDS encoding cysteine desulfurase-like protein, which translates to MAYDVAAVRARFPALDEGAAHFDGPGGSQVPDLVAEAVAGALRAAVSNRGAGTAAERRADGIVTEARRAMADLLGGTPGGIVFGRSMTQLTYDMARALAKEWRPGDEVVVTTLDHDANIRPWVQTAEAHGVTVRRADFDPESGELDVAAIAGLLTGRTRLVAVTAASNLLGTRPDIPAIAERVHEAGALLYVDGVHLTPHSPVDIGRLGADFYTCSPYKFLGPHLGVLAADPGLLETVHPDKLLPASDAVPERFELGTLPYELLAGTTAAVDFLAGLVPGEGDRRERLAGSMAALEEHENALLDRLDAGLAETAGVTSYGAASRRRTPTTLFSVDHVRSADAYLFLAERGVNAPAGNFYALECSRRLGLGDTGALRAGIAPYTDESDVDRLLKGIRELIGTPNRQA; encoded by the coding sequence ATGGCATACGACGTGGCAGCCGTACGGGCGCGCTTTCCCGCGCTGGACGAGGGCGCGGCGCACTTCGACGGGCCGGGGGGCTCGCAGGTTCCCGACCTGGTCGCGGAGGCGGTGGCCGGTGCGCTGCGGGCCGCCGTCTCCAACCGGGGGGCCGGGACCGCCGCCGAGCGGCGCGCCGACGGGATCGTGACCGAGGCGCGCCGGGCGATGGCCGACCTGCTCGGCGGTACGCCGGGCGGCATCGTGTTCGGCCGGAGCATGACGCAGCTCACCTACGACATGGCCCGCGCGCTCGCCAAGGAGTGGCGTCCCGGTGACGAGGTCGTGGTCACCACGCTGGACCACGACGCGAACATCCGGCCCTGGGTGCAGACCGCCGAGGCGCACGGGGTCACGGTGCGCCGGGCCGACTTCGACCCGGAGAGCGGCGAACTGGACGTCGCCGCGATCGCCGGCCTGCTCACCGGGCGCACCAGGCTGGTGGCCGTCACGGCCGCGTCGAACCTGCTGGGCACCCGCCCCGACATCCCGGCGATCGCCGAGCGGGTGCACGAGGCGGGAGCGCTGCTCTACGTCGACGGCGTGCACCTGACACCGCACAGCCCGGTCGACATCGGACGGCTGGGCGCCGACTTCTACACCTGCTCGCCGTACAAGTTCCTCGGCCCGCACCTGGGCGTGCTCGCCGCCGATCCCGGCCTGCTGGAGACCGTCCACCCCGACAAGCTGCTCCCCGCCAGCGACGCGGTGCCAGAACGCTTCGAGCTGGGCACGCTGCCGTACGAGCTGCTCGCCGGTACGACGGCCGCGGTCGACTTCCTGGCCGGTCTCGTGCCGGGCGAGGGAGACCGGCGCGAACGCCTGGCCGGTTCGATGGCCGCGCTGGAGGAGCACGAGAACGCCCTGCTCGACCGGCTCGACGCCGGTCTGGCCGAGACCGCCGGGGTGACCTCCTACGGCGCGGCGTCGCGCAGGCGCACCCCCACGACGCTGTTCTCCGTCGACCACGTCAGGTCGGCCGACGCCTACCTCTTCCTGGCCGAACGCGGCGTCAACGCGCCCGCCGGCAACTTCTACGCGCTGGAGTGCTCCCGCCGCCTGGGCCTCGGTGACACCGGCGCCCTCCGAGCCGGAATCGCGCCCTACACCGACGAGTCCGACGTGGACAGGCTGCTGAAAGGCATCCGCGAACTGATCGGGACACCCAACCGGCAGGCGTAG
- the amcA gene encoding multiple cyclophane-containing RiPP AmcA has translation MTILERLTASDAPVVLELVFTSEGPPPAIDAAKWDNRPSWDNWAKNPAPFDNRPSWDNWNKKK, from the coding sequence GTGACGATTCTGGAAAGACTTACCGCATCCGACGCGCCGGTTGTGCTGGAGTTGGTCTTCACAAGCGAGGGTCCACCACCCGCAATCGATGCCGCCAAGTGGGATAACAGGCCCTCCTGGGATAACTGGGCCAAGAATCCGGCGCCGTTCGATAACCGTCCGAGCTGGGATAACTGGAACAAAAAGAAATAG
- a CDS encoding alpha/beta hydrolase family protein — MELPDELVSAGATGYRIRYLSTSAKGRPTEVTGVVLLPPGTAPPGGWPVVSWAHGTTGISDRCTPSRDTELGGYGYAGYLAGLVRRGFVVAATDYEGLGTPGAHPYLIAESQGRSVVDAVRAAGDLDRRVSGVWLAVGHSQGGHAAMAAGEIASHYGRGLDFRGTVALAPITDNRPHVDQLARLKPIDHGYFMAILAGLATWQPKLRYADYLGSRALKEFPRVHTTCIEELTNRLVKLNLPGAEFAPNSTGAAERLRKWLGANAVPRMRSRAPLFVAQGLADYLVPAEQTKLAVRKAKALGTDAKMVGYPNVGHYEITEASAPDVLRWIEARVR, encoded by the coding sequence TTGGAACTGCCCGACGAGCTGGTCTCCGCCGGTGCGACCGGTTATCGGATTCGCTATCTTTCCACCTCGGCGAAAGGCAGACCGACCGAGGTGACCGGAGTGGTTCTGCTTCCTCCCGGGACGGCTCCGCCCGGCGGCTGGCCGGTCGTTTCCTGGGCGCACGGCACCACGGGGATCAGCGATCGGTGCACGCCTTCACGCGATACCGAGCTGGGGGGATACGGCTACGCCGGTTACCTCGCCGGACTGGTGCGCAGGGGATTCGTGGTCGCCGCGACCGACTACGAAGGGCTGGGCACCCCCGGTGCGCACCCCTATCTGATCGCGGAAAGCCAGGGCCGCTCGGTCGTCGACGCGGTACGGGCCGCCGGAGATCTCGATCGACGCGTCTCCGGGGTGTGGCTCGCCGTCGGGCACTCCCAGGGCGGACACGCGGCCATGGCGGCCGGTGAGATCGCGTCCCACTACGGCCGAGGGCTGGATTTCCGGGGAACGGTCGCGCTCGCCCCGATCACCGACAACCGGCCGCACGTGGACCAGCTCGCGCGCCTGAAGCCCATCGACCATGGCTATTTCATGGCGATACTCGCCGGACTGGCCACTTGGCAACCAAAACTGCGCTACGCGGACTATCTCGGATCGCGAGCGCTCAAGGAATTCCCGCGCGTTCACACGACCTGCATAGAAGAGCTGACGAACCGTTTGGTCAAACTGAACCTGCCCGGGGCCGAGTTCGCTCCGAACAGCACCGGGGCAGCCGAGCGGTTGCGGAAATGGCTCGGTGCCAACGCGGTCCCGCGGATGCGTTCGAGGGCGCCGTTGTTCGTCGCACAGGGCCTCGCCGATTACCTGGTCCCCGCCGAGCAGACCAAGCTGGCGGTGAGAAAGGCGAAGGCCCTCGGCACCGATGCCAAGATGGTCGGTTACCCCAACGTCGGACATTATGAGATCACCGAGGCGTCGGCGCCCGACGTGCTGCGCTGGATCGAGGCGCGCGTCCGCTGA
- a CDS encoding crotonase/enoyl-CoA hydratase family protein, translating to MELLPISTPHCRVERDGHVVVVTMDRPEARNALSTDMLVGLADAWAYVSAEPGVRVAVLTGAHGTFCAGADLKAMGTPSQDPRVRERAAAIPDFHWKGLLRDSGALPTKPIVCAVEGYAVAGGTELLVGTDLRVVAESATLGLFEARRALFPMGGSAIRLPRQIPYAFAMDILLTGRAVTAREALAMGLVNRVVPDGEALATALEIAARIAECGPLAVQAILRAYRETLGLPEAEALKVSDAIGWPVIGSEDAKEGSRAFREKRPAAYRGE from the coding sequence GTGGAACTCCTGCCGATCAGCACGCCGCACTGCCGGGTCGAACGCGACGGTCACGTCGTGGTCGTCACCATGGACCGGCCCGAGGCGAGGAACGCGCTCTCCACCGACATGCTGGTCGGCCTGGCCGACGCCTGGGCCTACGTCTCGGCGGAGCCCGGGGTCCGCGTCGCCGTCCTGACCGGCGCGCACGGGACGTTCTGCGCGGGCGCCGACCTGAAGGCCATGGGCACCCCGTCGCAGGACCCCCGGGTCAGGGAGCGGGCCGCGGCCATCCCCGACTTCCACTGGAAGGGCCTGCTCCGCGACTCCGGCGCCCTGCCGACGAAGCCGATCGTCTGCGCGGTCGAGGGGTACGCCGTGGCCGGGGGCACCGAACTGCTCGTCGGCACCGACCTGCGGGTGGTCGCCGAGTCAGCCACCCTCGGCCTGTTCGAGGCCCGCCGCGCCCTCTTCCCCATGGGCGGCTCCGCGATCCGCCTCCCCCGCCAGATCCCGTACGCCTTCGCCATGGACATCCTGCTGACCGGCCGCGCCGTCACCGCGCGGGAGGCGCTGGCCATGGGCCTGGTCAACCGGGTCGTCCCCGACGGCGAGGCGCTGGCCACCGCCCTGGAGATCGCCGCCCGGATCGCCGAGTGCGGCCCCCTCGCCGTCCAGGCCATCCTCCGCGCCTACCGCGAGACCCTGGGCCTGCCCGAGGCCGAGGCCCTGAAGGTATCCGACGCCATCGGCTGGCCGGTCATCGGCTCGGAGGACGCCAAGGAGGGCTCCCGCGCCTTCCGCGAGAAACGCCCGGCCGCCTACCGGGGCGAATGA
- a CDS encoding pentapeptide repeat-containing protein, whose protein sequence is METRTIRRTSVTLPALDEADLIGVPDVTSPDGRGGSVAEFVYVDADLRDLHLADTHLMDGRITGLRTQRTRFRNLRLSSVELSGCDLSSLHWADSKLSRVTFTDCRFMGAVVEDLTLENVLFENCRLDYATFVRLRAAGPVIFSECSLREATFTVADFGAALFDACDLRLTSFDGGKYRDCDLRGNDLSGIRGVGALKQIVIDRPQLLQLAQALAAELDVTYGEDIDDR, encoded by the coding sequence ATGGAAACCCGCACGATCCGTCGTACGAGCGTCACGCTTCCCGCGCTGGACGAGGCCGACCTCATCGGTGTGCCCGATGTCACCTCACCGGACGGCAGGGGAGGTTCGGTGGCGGAGTTCGTCTACGTCGATGCCGATCTGCGAGATCTCCACCTGGCTGACACCCACCTCATGGACGGTCGCATCACCGGCCTGCGAACGCAGCGCACCCGATTTCGTAACCTGCGGCTTAGCTCCGTCGAGCTGTCAGGTTGCGACCTGTCCTCACTGCATTGGGCGGACAGCAAGCTGTCTCGTGTCACCTTCACCGACTGCAGGTTCATGGGTGCCGTGGTAGAGGACCTCACCCTTGAGAACGTGCTCTTCGAGAACTGCAGGCTCGACTACGCCACCTTCGTTCGCCTCCGCGCCGCAGGCCCCGTGATCTTCTCCGAATGCTCCCTGCGAGAGGCAACGTTCACCGTGGCCGACTTCGGCGCCGCTCTCTTCGACGCGTGTGACCTGCGTTTGACCTCCTTCGACGGCGGTAAGTACCGCGACTGCGACCTTCGTGGCAATGACCTGTCCGGCATACGGGGGGTCGGTGCGCTCAAGCAGATTGTCATCGACCGACCGCAGCTCTTGCAACTGGCGCAGGCGCTCGCGGCCGAGCTGGACGTCACCTATGGCGAAGACATCGATGACAGGTAA
- a CDS encoding helix-turn-helix domain-containing protein, whose product MRRARQAEGLTLAELGRRTGYSAAQISRFERGIAPLNDVTVLRLFSDALAIPSHVFGLTPQVDGNRRQHRSSVRSNGGPSPIVASEAGWEDGEDRVRRRQLLANLAVTAAAAVGPILPDEGSAQASQTASRDLLINRARDAMLGLTSSPAPIPGPRLRAELAAALLDFHRCSYNRLAHVLPRLISSGHALAAASPDDTGVNAVLAEIYTLTTRMLIKLDDQQLGWMAADRARVIAGAAGDPLMAAEAARNLAVLARKAGWHAQAMTIALSAADHLDLRDGDPRRTAERGLLIQSAAYTAARCGDRAGMRELTNEAAAIATRLGAPLLRDHGGGFGPATVQLHRISAEYSIGEAGAAIATARKLPPASLPTVERRVRYYTDIARAYGQMGRRDDCLNALLAAERHAPEEIHARPAVRDLISGLLVSGRTTPELKGLAARCRIT is encoded by the coding sequence GTGCGCCGAGCGCGCCAGGCCGAAGGGCTTACTCTGGCCGAGCTCGGCCGACGCACCGGCTATTCGGCCGCACAGATTTCCCGGTTCGAGCGCGGGATCGCTCCACTCAACGACGTCACCGTACTGAGGTTGTTCTCTGACGCGTTGGCGATCCCATCGCATGTCTTCGGTCTCACGCCGCAGGTTGACGGAAACAGGCGGCAACACCGGAGCTCGGTCCGATCAAACGGCGGCCCCTCACCTATCGTGGCCTCAGAGGCTGGATGGGAGGACGGTGAGGACCGGGTGCGCAGGCGACAGCTCTTGGCCAATCTCGCGGTAACGGCCGCCGCCGCTGTGGGCCCCATCCTGCCGGACGAAGGCAGCGCGCAGGCGAGCCAGACCGCCTCACGTGATCTGCTCATCAATCGAGCGCGCGACGCGATGCTTGGCCTGACCTCCTCTCCGGCTCCCATTCCCGGCCCGCGACTGCGTGCCGAACTGGCGGCGGCTCTGCTGGATTTTCACCGCTGCAGCTACAACCGGCTGGCTCACGTCCTGCCACGCCTGATCTCCAGTGGCCATGCCCTAGCGGCGGCGAGCCCTGATGACACCGGGGTCAACGCCGTGCTGGCCGAGATCTACACCCTGACGACTCGGATGCTCATCAAGCTCGACGACCAGCAACTCGGGTGGATGGCCGCCGATCGGGCCCGGGTTATCGCCGGAGCCGCCGGCGACCCGCTGATGGCCGCCGAGGCTGCCAGAAACCTGGCCGTCCTCGCCCGCAAGGCCGGATGGCACGCGCAAGCCATGACCATCGCGCTTTCGGCGGCCGACCATCTCGACCTCCGTGACGGGGATCCACGGCGTACGGCCGAACGCGGGCTGCTGATCCAGTCGGCGGCCTACACCGCGGCGCGATGTGGAGACCGGGCCGGGATGCGTGAGCTCACCAATGAGGCGGCGGCGATCGCGACCCGGCTTGGCGCGCCTCTGCTCCGCGACCACGGCGGTGGATTCGGACCGGCCACCGTCCAGCTACATCGGATCTCCGCCGAATACTCCATCGGCGAAGCCGGCGCGGCCATCGCCACCGCGAGAAAGCTCCCCCCGGCGAGTTTGCCCACCGTGGAGCGCCGCGTCCGCTACTACACCGACATCGCTCGGGCGTACGGACAGATGGGCCGCCGCGACGACTGTCTGAACGCATTACTGGCGGCCGAACGCCACGCCCCGGAGGAGATCCATGCGCGGCCTGCCGTACGCGACCTGATCTCGGGGCTCCTGGTGTCGGGACGGACCACCCCGGAGCTGAAAGGCCTGGCGGCGCGATGCCGCATCACCTGA
- a CDS encoding acyl-CoA synthetase encodes MGTLGFWRLAQADPEWVAAVDPDGTEHRAGDLLARANRLVHGLRELGLKAGDGICGLMPNGSDGLVLYLAALQAGWYYTPINWHLTGPEIGYIVADSEARAFFVDERYAEEGLRGAAESGIAPGRVFTFGLVEGARSVSELTEGQPDTIPAGRTAGATMHYTSGTTGRPKGVRRPLSGLDPDDGAELMTFLLTLFGITPGKENVHLVTSPNYHTAVTQFGGTALQMGHTLVYMDRWDAEETLRLCERYRVTNSHMVPTHFKRLLALPGDVRSRYDLSSLRWMIHAAAPCPVPVKWAMLEWWGDCIYEYYAATEGGGTIATPEGWRKHPGTVGTAWPISELLIVDENMEPVPTGTPGTIYMKMMGVRFEYKGDPAKTEANRLRDHFTVGDIGYLDGEGFLFLCDRKADMIISGGTNIYPAEIENELMVHPKIADVAVFGIPDEEWGEQIKAVVEPAAGVVPSPELAAELIESLRGRLSRMKWPKSVDFIAEMPREPNGKLLKRKLRDPYWKGHERAI; translated from the coding sequence ATGGGTACGCTCGGTTTCTGGAGGCTGGCGCAGGCGGACCCCGAGTGGGTGGCCGCCGTCGACCCGGACGGCACCGAACACCGCGCCGGTGACCTGCTCGCCCGTGCCAACCGCCTCGTCCACGGCCTGAGAGAGCTCGGCCTCAAGGCGGGCGACGGCATCTGCGGGCTCATGCCCAACGGCTCCGACGGGCTCGTCCTCTACCTCGCCGCCCTACAGGCCGGCTGGTACTACACGCCGATCAACTGGCACCTCACCGGCCCTGAGATCGGCTACATCGTCGCCGACAGCGAGGCGCGCGCCTTCTTCGTCGACGAGCGCTACGCCGAGGAGGGCCTGCGCGGCGCCGCAGAGTCGGGCATCGCCCCCGGCCGCGTCTTCACGTTCGGGCTGGTCGAAGGGGCGCGGTCCGTCTCGGAGCTGACCGAGGGGCAGCCGGACACCATCCCGGCCGGCCGTACGGCGGGCGCCACCATGCACTACACCTCCGGCACCACCGGCAGGCCCAAGGGGGTGCGCCGCCCGCTCAGCGGCCTGGACCCGGACGACGGGGCCGAGCTTATGACGTTCCTGCTCACCCTGTTCGGCATCACGCCGGGCAAGGAGAACGTCCACCTGGTCACCTCGCCGAACTACCACACCGCCGTCACCCAGTTCGGGGGGACGGCCCTGCAGATGGGGCACACGCTCGTCTACATGGACAGATGGGACGCCGAGGAGACGCTCCGGCTCTGCGAGAGGTACCGCGTCACCAACTCGCACATGGTCCCCACCCACTTCAAGCGCCTGCTCGCGCTCCCCGGCGACGTGCGGTCGAGGTACGACCTCTCCTCCCTCAGGTGGATGATCCACGCCGCGGCCCCCTGCCCGGTCCCCGTCAAGTGGGCCATGTTGGAGTGGTGGGGCGACTGCATCTACGAGTACTACGCGGCCACCGAGGGCGGCGGCACCATCGCCACCCCGGAGGGCTGGAGGAAGCACCCCGGCACCGTCGGCACCGCCTGGCCGATCAGCGAGCTGCTCATCGTGGACGAGAACATGGAGCCCGTGCCGACGGGGACCCCCGGCACCATCTACATGAAGATGATGGGCGTGCGGTTCGAGTACAAGGGCGACCCGGCGAAGACCGAGGCCAACCGCCTGCGTGACCACTTCACCGTCGGCGACATCGGCTACCTGGACGGGGAGGGCTTCCTCTTCCTCTGCGACCGCAAGGCCGACATGATCATCTCCGGTGGGACCAACATCTACCCGGCCGAGATCGAGAACGAGCTGATGGTCCACCCCAAGATCGCCGACGTGGCGGTGTTCGGCATCCCCGACGAGGAGTGGGGCGAGCAGATCAAGGCCGTGGTCGAGCCCGCGGCCGGAGTCGTCCCCTCACCCGAGCTGGCGGCCGAGCTCATCGAGTCGCTGAGAGGCCGCCTGTCGAGGATGAAGTGGCCGAAGTCCGTCGACTTCATCGCGGAGATGCCCCGCGAGCCCAACGGCAAGCTCCTCAAACGCAAGCTGCGTGACCCGTACTGGAAGGGACACGAACGTGCCATCTAG
- a CDS encoding thiolase domain-containing protein, with protein MREIAVVAFAQTRHSAVDEGQNDSELILPPLEEVRAATGLRRFGFTCSGSCDYLAGAPFSFVSALDALGAWPPISESHVEMDAAWALYEAWVRLQHGDVDSALVYGFGKSSQGDLREIMTLQLDPYYLAPLGLDQVSFAALQASATGADRAELDEIVRRSRADGRANPNALDLPDPTGEETEVAPLRPYDIAPITDGAAALVLAAGDLARELCERPAWITGIAHRIEPHYLGMRDLARSTSAADAARAAGVGKGDVDVAELHVQFSHEELILREALELPEGTRVNPSGGPLAANPVMATGLIRIGEAAGRVMDGTASRVLGHATSGPCLQHNLVTVMEA; from the coding sequence ATGCGGGAGATAGCGGTCGTCGCGTTCGCGCAGACCCGGCACAGCGCCGTCGACGAGGGACAGAACGACTCCGAGCTCATCCTGCCCCCGCTGGAGGAGGTGAGGGCCGCCACCGGGCTGCGGAGGTTCGGCTTCACCTGCTCGGGGTCGTGCGACTACCTGGCGGGCGCGCCGTTCTCCTTCGTCTCCGCGCTCGACGCGCTCGGCGCCTGGCCGCCGATCTCGGAGAGCCACGTCGAGATGGACGCGGCCTGGGCGCTGTACGAGGCCTGGGTCAGGCTCCAGCACGGCGACGTCGACTCGGCCCTGGTCTACGGCTTCGGCAAGTCCTCCCAGGGGGATCTGCGGGAGATCATGACGCTCCAGCTGGACCCGTACTACCTGGCTCCCCTCGGGCTGGACCAGGTCTCCTTCGCCGCGCTGCAGGCGTCGGCCACCGGGGCGGACCGGGCCGAACTGGACGAGATCGTGCGGCGCAGCCGGGCCGACGGCAGGGCCAACCCGAACGCCCTCGACCTGCCGGATCCCACCGGGGAGGAGACGGAGGTCGCGCCGCTGCGGCCGTACGACATCGCCCCGATCACCGACGGCGCCGCCGCGCTGGTTTTGGCGGCCGGTGACCTGGCCAGGGAGCTGTGCGAGCGCCCCGCGTGGATAACGGGGATCGCCCACCGCATAGAGCCGCATTACCTGGGCATGAGGGATCTCGCCCGGTCGACCTCCGCCGCCGACGCCGCACGAGCGGCGGGGGTCGGCAAGGGTGATGTCGACGTGGCGGAGCTGCACGTCCAGTTCAGCCACGAGGAGCTCATCCTGCGCGAGGCGCTGGAGCTCCCGGAGGGCACGCGCGTCAATCCCAGCGGCGGACCCCTCGCCGCCAACCCGGTCATGGCCACCGGCCTCATCAGGATCGGCGAGGCGGCCGGGCGCGTCATGGACGGCACCGCGAGCCGCGTCCTCGGGCACGCCACGAGCGGACCCTGCCTCCAGCACAACCTCGTCACCGTGATGGAGGCATGA
- a CDS encoding Zn-ribbon domain-containing OB-fold protein codes for MPSSEDTQAPLRARHVLEFPGGYTRTTGPVIGRFLTELRDGRLVGVRTAAGRTLVPPLEYDPETGDAVTGEFVEVGPAGTVESWAWVTSPRKGHPLDRPFAWALIRLDGADTSLVHAVDAGDVREMRPGLRVRPRWRAGRTGHITDIESFVPEVTRIVSEVSVEYTVTPGLALGRFLEGVAEGVLIGCRCGTCHKVYVPYRLSCPECGVTITEEMVVPDTGTITTFAINNLPDPRAPEVPFVSAYIQLDGTDVPMIALVGGIAAHEVRQGMRVRAVWVPEEERTMSMSNIKWFAPTGEPDAEL; via the coding sequence GTGCCATCTAGCGAGGACACTCAGGCGCCCCTGCGGGCGCGGCACGTGCTGGAGTTCCCCGGCGGATACACGCGCACGACGGGACCGGTGATCGGGCGCTTCCTCACCGAGCTGCGGGACGGGCGGCTCGTCGGGGTCCGCACGGCGGCGGGGCGCACGCTGGTGCCGCCGCTGGAGTACGACCCCGAGACCGGCGACGCCGTGACCGGCGAGTTCGTCGAGGTCGGCCCCGCCGGAACCGTCGAGAGCTGGGCATGGGTGACCAGCCCCAGGAAGGGCCACCCGCTGGACCGGCCGTTCGCCTGGGCCCTGATCCGGCTGGACGGCGCCGACACCTCGCTGGTGCACGCGGTGGACGCCGGGGACGTCAGGGAGATGCGCCCGGGGCTGCGGGTGCGCCCCCGCTGGCGGGCCGGGCGAACCGGGCACATCACCGACATCGAGAGCTTCGTCCCCGAGGTCACCAGGATCGTCTCCGAGGTCAGCGTCGAGTACACGGTGACGCCCGGCCTGGCGCTGGGCCGCTTCCTGGAGGGCGTCGCCGAGGGCGTCCTCATCGGCTGCCGGTGCGGCACCTGCCACAAGGTCTACGTGCCCTACCGGCTGTCGTGCCCCGAGTGCGGGGTCACGATCACCGAGGAGATGGTCGTCCCGGACACCGGCACGATCACCACCTTCGCCATCAACAACCTGCCCGACCCGCGCGCCCCCGAGGTGCCGTTCGTCTCGGCGTACATCCAGCTCGACGGCACCGACGTCCCGATGATCGCCCTGGTCGGCGGGATCGCGGCCCACGAGGTGCGCCAGGGCATGCGGGTGCGGGCCGTGTGGGTGCCCGAGGAGGAGCGGACGATGTCCATGTCGAACATCAAGTGGTTCGCCCCCACCGGCGAGCCGGACGCGGAGCTCTAG